The Chryseobacterium sp. JV274 sequence TGATTATCAGATAGAAAAATTTAGTATTTTTTTAGAGTTGGAATAGGTTTTAGGTTTTCCCTATCAATTCTTAATGAATATTCAATTTCTGAAAGAAAAGCATCCGTGGATTTGGCCGAAAAAGGAAAGTGTTTACCATTTGAATTGTCAATTTCAATAAAATTCCTATGGTATTGTTGCTTAACTTCTCTCCTATTATCCCTATTGAATTTAGTAATTTTTTCAAAGGAAGCAATTGTATCGAATTTCTTCCCTTCAATATCTTGGAAATAATCAAAAACGTAAAAGAAATAGCAAAACCTAAAGAAATAAATATCATTTTTAAATTCCATTTCCTTAATACCAATACTACTATACTTATTTTCAGACAATGCGTTTAAAATAATTTTAACATCATCAATATCAAAATTTTTAGATTTAATATATTCGATAAAATTTGATTTCTCAGTCATTAATTCCTCCAAATTATTCTCAATCCCTTTATCTTCCTGCGAATGAACTCTGTCTCCATACCTCAGAAAATTCAAGTATTTTAATTTCATTCCATAAAGAGAATGTTCGGCACTTAATTCTAAATATTGGTGGGGATTAATCCCTGTGAGATTTGTATTTCGTAGCAATTCAGAAGCACTTAATATGCTAAGGTAATTTTTAAGAGAAGCTTGTAAAGAAATAATTGAAGATTTATTATTCTTTGTAAAAAACCCATCAAGTTGTGGAACATCAAATGAATGCTGAAAAAGTAATTTTTCATTTTCATCAATTTGATAATCTAAGTATTCTTTGCTTTTAAAGTTTTTGCTATTAAAATATTTATTAATAACAATTGATTCTGATACCCCATTGATTTTTCTAATAAAATGATTAAGAAAATTTGATGCTCTTTTATTTAAAGAAAATATGAGCGATGCATAGTAACTTATGTAAACACCTGGAGATACAATTCTCAACATAAAATAGTTTTCAAAATGCTCCTTAATAGATGCTAAATTAATTTCAAATTGATTAATTGATAAGGTTTTAAATTGGTGCTTTTTCTTTTGATATAATTCGTTAGATGTAATAATAGAATTAACCGCACTTAAAATATTATTGATTTCTTCATCATTATAATTTTCTTCAATTGATGATTCAACATCATAAAAATCAATAGATTCGTCATTAACAATTATCGTACTTATATCTACAAAACGGTTGAGATAGTCAAAATAATCCACATTAAAATCTGCTGAATTTTCAGTCTTTTGTGGAGATAGTTCTTTTGGGTAATAAGATAACAAATCATTGACTGTTTCTGAAAGTATCATATTTTCAATACCGAACTGAAAAAAAGGTGATAAAGAATCTAACTTTGCTTTTATGTTTTCAATATTAACATTTTCAGATTTTTGTACTTCAAATTTTTGTAAAAAAAACTCATGTATACCATGACTTGAAACAGGGTCTTCAACAGCTATTAAATAAACAATAAAATCTAATGCCATTCCTCTTTTCGATTCTATACTAATCATACAATAATTTATTAATACCCTAAACTGTTAAATATTTTTGCAGTTGACTTTGCCTTTTCTACTTCTGTTTTATTGATATATGCTAAAAGCTGTTTTTCTGTTGTGTGTCCTGTAAAATTAAGCAAATAAGTAGTAGGAATTTTCTCATAAAAGTTAGAAGCAAAACTTTTTCTGCCTATGTGAGATGTAATAAGTTTATGTTTCGGAAAATTACCAAAAACTTTACGAGTAATATTTTTCCCATCTTTAGCTATTGTCTCGGTTCTACCGTTATATACAATCTCATCTATTTCAGCAATCTCACATACTTCTTTGATATAAAGATTTAGGTTTACATCTGATATTTTTCGGGGGAATTCTCCGTTTCGTTTTGCTAAAATATCTTGGACTTTTTTTAATAAAGGAATTTGCATCTTAGCATTAGTCTTTTGCTGTGTAAATTCAATGTATTTCTGTCCCTCACTATCCTCCACAATCATAGAAGAATTAAACCTCATATAATCACTCACACGTTGCCCTGTATAACAGGAGATAAGTAGCCAATCTCTTGCATTATCTAAATAATCATGTGCCATTTCTTTATGCTCTATTTTATCCAACTCATCAAAAGTTAAGTAAATTGATTTTGGGATATGCTTTGTCGCTTTTTCAACTTCAAATTTCCATAATTCCGCATGTTTATGAACTTCAATATCAAAAGAACCCGCAACTTTACAAATCATTTTTAAGAATTTAAGATTGCGATATGTGGTTGAAATCTTATAACTCTCCTTATTACAATAATCTTCAAAATCAATTCTAAAAGAATTATCTAAATCTTTAAACTTTAATCCTCTAAATGTTTTCTTTCTGATTTTTCTATCCGCTATATATCTTATCATTAATTGCTTAACAACATTAGCTTTCTTAATAGTCGATTCTGTAACACTATCTTTTTTTAAAGAAATATAAGTATCAATAAAAACAATCACATCATCCGAATAATTATTATCTACAGGCTTTAAAGTCGTAGGTTCTATAATTGATTTAAGCCATTCTTTTAAATCGATTTCTGGATTATCTTCCGTATAACTTGAAATAATATTAGCTTCTAATTGTGAAAGACGAGTGTTTATAGTTTCCGCATCATCTTTATGCATTTTTTTAGACGGCATTTTACACCTTCCCTCTTTCCATTCTTTTGGTTTACAGCTCAAATACGGAACAGGAACACGTATATCAATATACTTATCTCTAAACTTTGCCCAAATTGTACTTTCTTTATCCGCCACTTTTCCTCTAATAAAAAAACTTACTGATGCCATAATTGAAATGATTAAAATTTAAAGTTGTACCCAAAGTTGTACCCAAAAAATTCAAATATAGTTTAATTTCAATAAATTCAAATTAATTAAACAACCCTAAAAAGCCTTTGTATAAAGCATTTATAAATCAATCAAGATTTTAACAGATTTAAAAACTTAGTCCCTCCAACTCCACAATAACAAACCCCTAAATAGTTAATTATCAAACTAATTAGGGGTTTTTACTTTCTCAATTTGTACGATTATTGTACGGTATATTTTTTAGGGATAAAATAGAATGCTAAAGGTTATATTAAGAAATATCATGCTTCTCTAAATGTCCCCTACCTGCCACTTCAATTCTTCCCCCTATTCCACACATACAAAAAGAATCTTCAGTAAGAATTTTGTAATTATTAATAGTGTCTTTTTCTGTTGTTTCTTGCCACGTTATTGGCGCAGGAATACATGGCAAATACCCCCCTGAACTAGGCTTTAATTTACACTGTCCAAAGGATTTTATGTTAACATTTGCTTGTTTATCCTGCTCCGTAGCAATATGTTTTCCCTCGGCTGTAGAAAAGTTCTGGCTTGTAACACTAAGGTTGCTTGGTACCGTTCCTTGGTTACAGGATAATTGGGCAGTATCTGTGATCTTTTGTGGCATTTCACATTAGTTTTTCTTTTTATAAATAACATCAACATTTGTTCCATCACCACCCTTACCAAGTTGACGTTCTACAAGCAATAACTCGCCAGTGAGACCACTTAATTTTATTCTAATAATCCCCTTTTTAGGGTCATCTTTATATTGTCCGATATAATCAATACCCCAAGTCGGAAAATTGTAATCAGGAGATTCCAACTTATTACTTACTCCAACCTTATCTTTTAGTATATTCAACTTTAAATCTTGTTCAATATACTTTTTTACTTGCTCCCAAGTAAATTTATAAGGTTTATCCCAGTCTTCTACTTTTAAGAGTTTACCTTTTAAATCATATTCATATCGAAACCCTTTAATAAAGCCCCCTTCACCAAAAGTTTCCCACTTACTTTTTAATAAACCATTTTTATAGTATTCTTTATGGACCGCAAAAAGAGAGTTCTTGGCTATTAATGTTACATAATAAGAATCATCAAAATCAGCTTCCAAAATCTTTGTACCATTAGAAGACTCATGCTCATAAGTTCTATTTATTTTATCATAATGTTTAAAATAATTTTCAATATCAAATTTTTCATTGGTAAATGTTTCCATAGTTTTCTGATTTACTGGAATTTCTAATGATTTAGGTTTTTTGATGTCTTTTGAGGGAGCATTTTTATTAGGTTCTTTATCTTGTGAGTGACAAGATGATATTATTAATGATAATAGGATAAGTGTTATTTTCTTCATGGTCTATATTCTTTTTACGTTTGGATAAATAAATGGATACTGCCAGTGCCATAGTTGAATAACCGGTATTGGAGTTAGTGCTACATCTGAATAATCCATTATATTATCCGTTTTATCTTGAGTAAAAGTATGTTCTCCAGAATTATCAAAAGAATGATAAAGACCCATTGCGTGAAGACCCTCATGTACAAGGGTACTGTCACTAAAAGCGGTATTGCTACTATCACCTTTATATATTACTACAGATTTAGCAGTAGAGGGGATGCCATAAGAGCGACCAAATAAACCATAGTTGGGAGACCGAGATGTTCCTGCTTCCTGATTGATAAAATAGAATTTATAAACATCATCATATTTACTGCCATACTTCGTTTTGATCTGTCCATTTAAAAAATCTTGAATTGCATCAGTTGACCCGTTTGGAATCATACCACCTCTTACGTTCGCAGCGTTATTGAATAATGTTTTTAGATTTGTCCTTTTTCCAGATGAATCAGTATCTGAAGTAAACGATAGATCAATTGTGGTAAGAAAATTAGGATTTACTAATGACTGTCTCAAATATTTGTTCAAAACAGATTGTCTATTTGATGATGGGGCACTCATTGAAACAGTTCCGTTTATATTTGTATTTACTCTTACAATTACACAATCCGCTTTATAACGTTGCTTATTAGGAGTAACCAAAATTTTCCCCGCCAGTGCCTTTTCCTCTTCTCCTTTAGCATTCTTAAATACAGAAATCACTTTAATATCTTGGTACTTATCAAACGATTTAATACAGGTTATATTAAGTATTGTTTTATGGATACCTTTAGTTACAGGTGTAATATTCTGTTTATCTAAAGTAAATAAAGTTTTATCATATTCCAACTCCAATCTTATAGGCTCTACCTCGATGTCAACTGTCACATTCAATTTTGCCAAAGTATGGGTAAAGCCTTTTGGAACTTCATTTTTTGGATATAAGGTCAGCCAAGGTACAAAGTAAGTAAATGTTATTCTTCTCCCTCTACTATCTTTTCTTGTAAAAGTTCTTTGTTGGTATGCTGTCTTTAGCTTATTATAATTCGATGAAATAAATTTATATCCGTTTGCTTTTGTATCTCCCGGTAGAGAAGTGTCACCCATTCTCATCCAGTCAAAGCCATATTCTCCGCTCCAATTGGATTGAGGTCTGAAACTAACATAACATCTCCCATCCATATATATGGGAATCTTTTTATATGGTTGTGCTTTATTTGTTTGATTATTTCCCTGCTTACCATGCATATCAACAACACCTTTACTATTTACAATTGTATTCTGATCAGAATGCATAAATAGTTTTTGAGTTCCTGCTACATTCGCTTCCTTTGCCTGAATAAATAATTCATTTTCTGTATTAATAATGGTCTTTGCTGCCTGAGCATGAAATAGCTCAGATACAGTCTGCAACATAATAGGAGTGTTCATTAATGTTTTCTGCAGATAATTCATTAATGCAGTATTTCCTACTGTGGAAGTCATGTTATTTGCCACATTAATCTCAAAATTATTATTGGCATTAATCTCAACATCTGTAGCATTCATCGTTAATTTATTTGGAGCGGTAACGTTAATGTTTCCTCCGCCGTCCATAAAATAAATATTACCACTCGGGTCTTGAATTGTTACACTCCCATTAGCATCATTCATTAAAACTTTGATTCCGCTACGAGTTTGTATGGATTTTAAATGGTTATTCATACCACCACCTAAACCGACTTTTCCATGGAACATTCCACCCATTGCAAAAGGGAAATCTGGATTATGATATTCAAATCCAACCATTACCTGATCTCCAATTTCAGGAACTGCAACAAATCCTCTGTTCTGGCTTATAGCATCTGTTCCTCCTGCATCAGGACTCATCATTCTTATAAAGTGAGTTGTGTCATTTAACTGCCAGTCAAACTGAACCT is a genomic window containing:
- a CDS encoding phage integrase SAM-like domain-containing protein; translation: MASVSFFIRGKVADKESTIWAKFRDKYIDIRVPVPYLSCKPKEWKEGRCKMPSKKMHKDDAETINTRLSQLEANIISSYTEDNPEIDLKEWLKSIIEPTTLKPVDNNYSDDVIVFIDTYISLKKDSVTESTIKKANVVKQLMIRYIADRKIRKKTFRGLKFKDLDNSFRIDFEDYCNKESYKISTTYRNLKFLKMICKVAGSFDIEVHKHAELWKFEVEKATKHIPKSIYLTFDELDKIEHKEMAHDYLDNARDWLLISCYTGQRVSDYMRFNSSMIVEDSEGQKYIEFTQQKTNAKMQIPLLKKVQDILAKRNGEFPRKISDVNLNLYIKEVCEIAEIDEIVYNGRTETIAKDGKNITRKVFGNFPKHKLITSHIGRKSFASNFYEKIPTTYLLNFTGHTTEKQLLAYINKTEVEKAKSTAKIFNSLGY
- a CDS encoding DUF4280 domain-containing protein, with the protein product MPQKITDTAQLSCNQGTVPSNLSVTSQNFSTAEGKHIATEQDKQANVNIKSFGQCKLKPSSGGYLPCIPAPITWQETTEKDTINNYKILTEDSFCMCGIGGRIEVAGRGHLEKHDIS
- a CDS encoding phage baseplate assembly protein V; translated protein: MIDGKAIGSFKHFLLKQSARRHHNFELTLAHDSLDEVQNHNLEQAQQFLGKRLTIVFKYRDVETESPERTFVGIITKIAFSQEKMSLGNIVLKGYSPTILMDSAPHTQSFGGNQPVNTSIIADRIIKEALGTSKFDFRIETQNKGYINYSSQYCETHYNYLARIAEAYGEQFYYDGEILHFGKLPPHEKPIRLIDGSNISDVIIELKAIHTKPEYFGYNSSSHAKMLGSDNSIKHLGGLSAKAYGLNTDIFKTRSLTPTPINANMFMDVDDSQKSARGSAAVEVFTVSGNTSVPFLYTGCVADLAMRKPDSNQTSHFTTLMITEVTHEVDARGYYSGNFEAIAEGTGFMPKPDFIMPKAEQQVATVISNVDPLNQGRIQVQFDWQLNDTTHFIRMMSPDAGGTDAISQNRGFVAVPEIGDQVMVGFEYHNPDFPFAMGGMFHGKVGLGGGMNNHLKSIQTRSGIKVLMNDANGSVTIQDPSGNIYFMDGGGNINVTAPNKLTMNATDVEINANNNFEINVANNMTSTVGNTALMNYLQKTLMNTPIMLQTVSELFHAQAAKTIINTENELFIQAKEANVAGTQKLFMHSDQNTIVNSKGVVDMHGKQGNNQTNKAQPYKKIPIYMDGRCYVSFRPQSNWSGEYGFDWMRMGDTSLPGDTKANGYKFISSNYNKLKTAYQQRTFTRKDSRGRRITFTYFVPWLTLYPKNEVPKGFTHTLAKLNVTVDIEVEPIRLELEYDKTLFTLDKQNITPVTKGIHKTILNITCIKSFDKYQDIKVISVFKNAKGEEEKALAGKILVTPNKQRYKADCVIVRVNTNINGTVSMSAPSSNRQSVLNKYLRQSLVNPNFLTTIDLSFTSDTDSSGKRTNLKTLFNNAANVRGGMIPNGSTDAIQDFLNGQIKTKYGSKYDDVYKFYFINQEAGTSRSPNYGLFGRSYGIPSTAKSVVIYKGDSSNTAFSDSTLVHEGLHAMGLYHSFDNSGEHTFTQDKTDNIMDYSDVALTPIPVIQLWHWQYPFIYPNVKRI